In Plasmodium malariae genome assembly, contig: PmUG01_00_2, whole genome shotgun sequence, the DNA window tttttttctttagaaGAGCTATAATGGGTTATTGGATGAGAAGTATAAGTTAGATAGAGATTTATACTTAACAACTAATCGACAGTTAGCACATCATTCAGTGAATAGAAATTTTAATGGACGATTTAATAAAGTGCTAGATGAAGAACAtatatctaaaaataaaaaagacatattattacaaaacaaagaattaaaagaaagtgaattaaaaagagaaaaaaggcATAAAGTGCATAAAAGTAGTAATTCTTCGTTATCTAGTAGAGCGGATGTATtctgtgaaaaaaaaatattcagcGTATTACATTCCATtgacaaaataaagaataacgAAGAAATGAACGCTTGGGAAAAGTGTACAGCCATAAATAGAAAGAAGATAAAAGCATTATTAATTCcttccattttattattattggtattattagtatattataaattaggGCTTAAGTTAAAGGGTATAATTGAAGTAGaaactatatattattatcctgtgactataatttttttaggtTTTTTATTCGCGATATACTTATCTATTGTATTAGGCTTTATTTATACctgtagaaaaattaaaaaatatagaactctaaataaataaaagtaacaaATTTGTAATAATGGTAGggtttatttataaaaaaaaactttaaattctaaaaaatagTTATGTAGCATTCTTAAGAATATTATGTTCACAAGAAGAGTACATGAagtaacattatttttataataccaCCTGAACCtgcatatttgtttttatataaaatataataatatatattcataacttttattgaatttgattgatttattttataaatttgtattttaatattttccttgtgtttaatttaatacatcgaccatacaatatatattattttaattatatttt includes these proteins:
- the PmUG01_00013000 gene encoding Plasmodium exported protein, unknown function, with the protein product MKKNFNSIIFIKIFIFTLLIWIIHYNNDLKSYNGLLDEKYKLDRDLYLTTNRQLAHHSVNRNFNGRFNKVLDEEHISKNKKDILLQNKELKESELKREKRHKVHKSSNSSLSSRADVFCEKKIFSVLHSIDKIKNNEEMNAWEKCTAINRKKIKALLIPSILLLLVLLVYYKLGLKLKGIIEVETIYYYPVTIIFLGFLFAIYLSIVLGFIYTCRKIKKYRTLNK